One Methylomonas sp. LL1 DNA window includes the following coding sequences:
- a CDS encoding ankyrin repeat domain-containing protein: protein MQLHDDISRWLLDNGFDSRLPLTVNNSGKHALILAAQQARDDVLSRLIQQGADLKVLDAYGNNALWAACFAESNACIALLLQAGIDIDYQNPSGASALTYSSSSGKHLVVAQLLQAGANPLLTTQDDFSALDLAASRECLQLMRNAVKALASS, encoded by the coding sequence ATGCAATTACATGACGATATTAGCCGCTGGCTGCTGGATAACGGTTTTGACAGCCGGCTGCCGTTAACGGTTAACAACAGTGGTAAACACGCGCTCATTCTGGCCGCGCAACAAGCTCGTGACGATGTGCTGAGCCGGCTAATACAGCAAGGCGCGGATCTGAAAGTGTTGGATGCCTATGGCAACAATGCCTTATGGGCCGCTTGTTTTGCCGAGTCCAATGCGTGTATTGCCTTGTTGCTGCAAGCCGGGATCGACATCGATTATCAAAATCCCAGCGGTGCCAGCGCGTTGACCTATTCTTCCTCCAGCGGCAAACACCTGGTGGTGGCGCAATTGCTGCAAGCCGGTGCCAACCCATTACTGACCACGCAGGACGATTTTAGTGCGCTGGATCTGGCCGCCAGCCGTGAATGTTTGCAGTTGATGCGCAATGCGGTAAAGGCATTGGCATCAAGTTGA
- a CDS encoding 4Fe4S-binding leucine-rich repeat protein, which produces MAQTDPEQDITPLADCASCSFRASLLEAGTCKPGDCCVAANSGRQIDRFFKAHPGFAPDYAHDPFWERRAIAARYLPTNKLQPLMTDPDEAVRRVLAYRVPLEWLVQLRNDSDREVRITVADRLPEHELELMADDSDYLVRVYVARRLPLGRLFRLVADSDSEVRRIVATRIPRVSLGLLAHDAEVEIRRIVAQRMEVDDLVMLSKDEDWAVRYEVALRAEPDLLQLMRDDPDEEVRLTVRQRLETLASPANHEL; this is translated from the coding sequence ATGGCGCAAACAGATCCCGAGCAAGATATAACGCCGCTGGCCGATTGCGCTAGTTGTTCCTTTCGTGCCAGTTTGCTGGAGGCCGGCACCTGTAAACCCGGCGATTGTTGCGTGGCGGCGAATAGCGGTCGGCAAATCGACCGTTTTTTCAAGGCGCACCCCGGCTTTGCGCCGGATTACGCCCACGACCCGTTTTGGGAACGGCGCGCCATTGCCGCCCGATATTTGCCCACCAATAAATTACAGCCGCTGATGACCGATCCGGACGAAGCGGTAAGGCGGGTGCTGGCTTATCGGGTTCCGCTGGAATGGCTGGTCCAGTTACGTAATGATAGCGACCGCGAGGTCAGAATCACCGTTGCCGATCGTTTGCCGGAACATGAACTGGAATTGATGGCCGACGATTCCGATTATTTGGTGCGGGTCTATGTCGCCCGGCGCTTGCCGCTGGGCCGCTTGTTTCGTTTGGTGGCCGATTCGGATAGCGAAGTCCGGCGCATCGTTGCCACCCGTATTCCTCGAGTCAGTCTGGGTTTGCTGGCGCACGACGCCGAAGTCGAAATCCGCCGGATTGTGGCTCAGCGGATGGAGGTTGACGACCTAGTTATGCTGAGCAAGGATGAAGATTGGGCCGTGCGCTACGAAGTGGCGTTGCGGGCGGAACCGGATTTGCTGCAACTGATGCGGGACGATCCGGATGAAGAAGTCCGTCTGACTGTCCGGCAACGCCTTGAAACTTTAGCCTCCCCCGCTAACCATGAGCTCTGA
- a CDS encoding copper oxidase, protein MVKTVSIAALVCALSVASVSAKEFQEHKNMMDHGDGHLMDMDGGMVMGQNADTLPGGCDKIAATKEITVHAGHKYSEKFPGTMFAFDQQEFQFEPCTKLTVHFVNDDEIRHQWMMHGLPKYLYPKGMFHLEVSGPGSVSGTLILPPGDKTYLVHCDIAQHMEKGMKAQLKVGKGGEDLPSIPGVTASIFPDDYSGKPFAPKEFAAQETAAIAASVAAAANAPSAKAADAKPANDEAFISGVGVVGLAIGVLAAPFLAKRFKGMSTGEVIATVFEWISEGIGFAVDLVGKLLKVLSSKKAIPLPDK, encoded by the coding sequence ATGGTCAAAACAGTATCAATTGCCGCTTTAGTCTGTGCACTATCTGTTGCCAGTGTTTCCGCAAAAGAATTTCAAGAACACAAAAACATGATGGATCACGGCGACGGCCATTTGATGGATATGGATGGCGGTATGGTGATGGGGCAAAACGCCGACACCTTGCCGGGCGGATGCGACAAAATTGCCGCAACCAAGGAAATCACCGTGCATGCCGGACATAAATATTCCGAAAAGTTTCCCGGCACCATGTTCGCATTCGATCAACAAGAATTCCAATTCGAGCCTTGCACCAAGTTAACCGTGCATTTTGTCAATGATGACGAAATTCGGCACCAATGGATGATGCATGGCTTGCCCAAATATTTGTACCCTAAAGGTATGTTCCATCTTGAAGTTAGCGGACCGGGCAGTGTGTCCGGCACGTTGATTCTGCCACCCGGTGATAAAACCTATCTGGTGCATTGCGATATTGCCCAGCACATGGAAAAAGGCATGAAAGCCCAGTTGAAAGTGGGAAAAGGGGGCGAGGATTTGCCGAGTATTCCGGGTGTGACGGCTAGTATCTTCCCCGATGATTACAGTGGAAAACCATTTGCGCCTAAAGAGTTTGCCGCGCAAGAAACGGCCGCAATTGCCGCATCCGTTGCGGCGGCCGCCAACGCACCTAGTGCCAAGGCCGCTGATGCCAAGCCGGCAAACGATGAGGCTTTCATATCCGGCGTGGGTGTGGTCGGTTTGGCCATCGGTGTGTTAGCCGCGCCCTTTCTGGCCAAGCGATTTAAAGGTATGAGTACCGGCGAAGTCATCGCTACCGTATTTGAATGGATTTCCGAAGGGATTGGTTTTGCCGTGGATTTGGTCGGCAAATTGCTGAAAGTGCTTTCAAGCAAAAAAGCCATTCCGTTACCCGATAAATAA
- a CDS encoding valine--tRNA ligase, with amino-acid sequence MEKTYSPHAIEQRWYQLWEESGYFAAKQNGDSYCIMIPPPNVTGSLHMGHAFQDTIMDALTRYHRMKGYNTLWQPGTDHAGIATQMVVERIINANGKTRHDLGRNAFIEKVWEWKEESGGTITRQLRRMGSSLDWEKERFTMDDGMSDAVQEVFIKLYEEGLIYRGKRLVNWDPVLHTAVSDLEVLSEEENGSMWYMRYPLTNGTGHLLVATTRPETMLGDAAVAIHPDDERYKHLLGEFVELPLTGRRIPIIADEYVDPEFGTGVVKITPAHDFNDYEVWSRHKQISAIADLPHGGLINIFTVDAAIRGNDDEYTLIPEAYIGLDRFEARKKIIADLEAQGLLEKIADHKLMVPRGDRTGAVIEPLLTNQWYVKIAPLAKPAIEAVETGAIKFVPDNWKNTYFEWMRNIQDWCISRQIWWGHRIPAWYDDQGNTYVGHSEAEIRATHGLAADYPLKQDEDVLDTWFSSALWPFSTLGWPEQTPELAKHYPTSVLVTGFDIIFFWVARMIMMGLKFQGEVPFKEVYIHGLVRDAEGQKMSKSKGNVLDPIDIIDGIDLEALVAKRVSGMMQPHLAKKIEQATRKQFPDGIQSFGTDALRFTFASLASTGRDIRFDLQRTEGYRNFCNKLWNAARYVLMNTEEQDNGVDCAECHYSKADLWILAQLNHTIAATNDAIKGYRFDLAAQAIYEFTWNEYCDWYLELAKISLQSDDPLLQRGTRQTLLRVLETVLRLTHPIMPFITEEIWQRVAPLAGVTAATIMLQPYPERETDKTIDLFAEEQIQWVKEFILGIRRIRGEMNIAPGKPLNVLLQNGSMADQEALQSTENYLLKLGRLESITWLRVTDNTPESAIALVGGMKILIPMAGLIDKDAELARLEKEIQRIEKELPRIEGKLGNAAFVDKAPAEVLAKEKEKLAGLQSSLKNLNEQFAKIKAL; translated from the coding sequence ATGGAAAAAACCTATTCCCCGCACGCTATCGAACAACGCTGGTATCAACTTTGGGAAGAGAGCGGTTATTTTGCCGCCAAGCAAAATGGCGACTCCTATTGCATCATGATTCCGCCGCCGAATGTCACCGGCAGTTTGCACATGGGCCATGCCTTTCAAGACACCATCATGGATGCGCTGACCCGCTACCACCGCATGAAAGGCTATAACACCCTGTGGCAGCCGGGCACCGACCACGCCGGTATCGCCACCCAAATGGTAGTGGAGCGCATCATCAACGCCAATGGCAAAACCCGCCACGATTTGGGCCGCAACGCGTTTATCGAGAAAGTCTGGGAATGGAAAGAAGAGTCCGGCGGCACCATCACCCGGCAATTGCGGCGCATGGGTTCGTCGCTGGATTGGGAAAAAGAACGCTTCACCATGGACGACGGTATGTCGGACGCGGTGCAGGAAGTGTTCATCAAACTCTATGAAGAAGGCCTGATCTATCGCGGCAAGCGCCTGGTGAACTGGGACCCGGTGTTGCATACCGCCGTTTCCGACCTGGAAGTGTTGTCGGAGGAAGAAAACGGTTCGATGTGGTATATGCGTTACCCGCTGACCAACGGCACCGGTCATTTATTGGTGGCAACCACCCGCCCGGAAACCATGCTCGGCGACGCGGCGGTGGCGATTCATCCCGATGACGAGCGCTACAAACATCTGCTCGGCGAATTCGTCGAATTGCCGCTGACCGGCCGTCGCATTCCCATCATTGCCGACGAGTATGTCGATCCGGAATTCGGTACCGGCGTCGTAAAAATTACCCCGGCTCACGACTTTAACGACTATGAAGTCTGGTCGCGGCATAAACAAATCTCGGCGATTGCCGACCTGCCGCACGGCGGCTTGATCAATATTTTCACGGTCGATGCGGCGATACGCGGCAACGACGACGAATATACATTAATTCCGGAAGCCTATATCGGTCTGGACCGTTTCGAAGCCCGCAAAAAAATCATCGCCGATCTGGAAGCGCAAGGCCTACTGGAAAAAATCGCCGACCACAAATTGATGGTGCCGCGCGGCGACCGTACCGGCGCGGTGATCGAGCCTTTGTTGACCAACCAGTGGTACGTCAAAATCGCCCCGCTGGCGAAACCGGCCATCGAAGCGGTCGAAACCGGCGCCATTAAATTCGTGCCGGACAACTGGAAAAACACCTATTTCGAATGGATGCGCAACATCCAGGACTGGTGCATCTCCCGGCAAATTTGGTGGGGCCACCGCATTCCAGCCTGGTACGACGACCAAGGCAATACTTATGTCGGCCATTCCGAAGCCGAAATTCGCGCCACGCATGGTCTGGCCGCCGATTACCCGTTAAAGCAAGACGAAGACGTGCTGGATACCTGGTTCTCGTCGGCTTTATGGCCGTTCTCGACGCTGGGCTGGCCGGAACAAACACCGGAATTGGCGAAGCATTATCCCACCAGCGTGTTGGTGACGGGTTTTGACATCATTTTCTTCTGGGTGGCGCGGATGATTATGATGGGCTTGAAATTCCAGGGCGAAGTGCCGTTTAAGGAAGTTTACATCCACGGCCTGGTGCGCGACGCGGAAGGCCAAAAAATGTCCAAATCCAAAGGTAACGTGCTCGATCCGATCGACATCATCGACGGTATCGATCTGGAAGCTTTGGTGGCAAAACGCGTGTCCGGTATGATGCAGCCGCATCTGGCCAAGAAAATCGAACAAGCCACCCGCAAGCAATTTCCGGACGGCATTCAGTCGTTTGGCACCGACGCTTTGCGTTTTACCTTTGCCTCACTGGCATCGACCGGCCGCGACATTCGCTTTGACTTGCAACGTACCGAGGGCTACCGCAACTTCTGCAATAAATTGTGGAACGCCGCGCGTTACGTGCTGATGAACACCGAAGAGCAGGATAACGGTGTCGATTGCGCCGAGTGTCACTATAGTAAAGCCGATCTGTGGATTTTGGCACAGCTGAACCACACTATCGCAGCCACCAATGACGCAATCAAAGGCTACCGCTTCGATCTGGCCGCGCAAGCGATCTATGAGTTTACCTGGAACGAATACTGCGACTGGTATCTGGAACTGGCGAAAATTTCGCTGCAAAGTGACGATCCTTTATTGCAACGCGGCACGCGCCAAACCTTGCTGCGCGTACTGGAAACTGTATTGCGCCTGACGCATCCGATCATGCCGTTCATTACCGAGGAAATCTGGCAACGGGTCGCACCGCTGGCCGGTGTTACTGCGGCGACCATCATGCTGCAACCCTATCCGGAAAGGGAAACAGATAAAACCATCGACCTCTTTGCTGAAGAGCAAATCCAATGGGTAAAGGAATTCATTCTTGGAATTCGCCGGATACGTGGCGAGATGAATATCGCACCCGGCAAGCCACTAAATGTGTTGCTGCAAAACGGTTCCATGGCGGACCAGGAAGCTTTGCAATCCACCGAAAACTACTTGCTGAAGCTAGGTCGCTTGGAAAGCATTACCTGGTTGAGGGTAACTGACAACACACCGGAATCGGCGATTGCACTGGTCGGCGGGATGAAAATCCTGATCCCGATGGCCGGCCTGATCGACAAGGATGCAGAATTGGCGCGATTGGAGAAAGAAATCCAACGCATCGAAAAAGAGCTGCCGCGCATCGAAGGCAAACTCGGCAATGCCGCGTTCGTCGATAAGGCGCCCGCCGAAGTCCTCGCCAAGGAAAAGGAAAAGCTGGCCGGCTTGCAGTCTTCGTTGAAAAATCTCAACGAACAATTCGCTAAAATCAAAGCGCTTTAG
- the pgi gene encoding glucose-6-phosphate isomerase — MSKLIKSAEWNAVKQHHQTIVGKFCMKEAFATDPQRFDKFSVTFNDLLFDYSKNLITEQTLPLLIELANRAELSKKTEAMFSGSIINTTEKRAVLHTALRNRSNEPVYFRGQDVMPEINKVLAKMRVFTEQVRSGAWTGFSGKAITDIVNIGIGGSDLGPKMVDTALTPYGKEGLKAHFVSNVDQTDIVETLQRLNPETTLFLISSKTFTTQETMTNARSARNWFLSSAKDPAHISKHFVAISTNIEKVKEFGIDPDNMFEFWDWVGGRYSLWSVIGMSIALYIGMDNFEELLMGAHLADEHFRSAPFEQNIPVIMGLLGIWYNNFFEAETYAILPYAQSLKYFADYFQQGDMESNGKSATISGDKVDYNTGPIIWGQPGTNGQHAFFQLIHQGTKLIPGDFLAAAQSQYDLPDHHDILISNFLAQAEALMRGKTEAEVRQDLSHEPNLDDALIASKIFEGNKPSNSFLFKKLTPRTLGSLIAFYEHKIFVQGVIWNINSFDQMGVELGKVLAKAILPELKNDDEITSHDSSTNGLINTYKKLRKA, encoded by the coding sequence ATGTCCAAATTAATCAAATCCGCCGAATGGAACGCCGTCAAACAACATCATCAAACCATTGTCGGCAAATTTTGCATGAAAGAGGCATTTGCCACGGATCCGCAGCGCTTTGACAAGTTTTCCGTCACGTTCAACGACTTGTTGTTTGACTACTCAAAAAACCTGATCACCGAACAAACCCTGCCGTTACTGATCGAACTGGCTAATCGCGCGGAACTTTCCAAAAAAACCGAGGCTATGTTTTCCGGCTCCATCATCAATACCACCGAAAAACGCGCGGTACTGCATACCGCATTGCGTAATCGCAGCAATGAACCGGTCTATTTTCGCGGCCAGGATGTGATGCCCGAGATCAACAAGGTTTTGGCGAAAATGCGCGTATTCACCGAGCAAGTCCGCTCCGGCGCCTGGACCGGTTTCAGCGGCAAAGCCATTACCGACATCGTCAACATAGGCATCGGTGGCTCCGATCTAGGCCCGAAGATGGTCGACACCGCCTTGACCCCTTACGGCAAGGAAGGCCTGAAAGCGCATTTCGTTTCCAATGTCGACCAAACCGACATCGTCGAAACCTTGCAACGCCTGAATCCTGAAACCACGTTGTTTTTGATTTCATCAAAAACCTTTACCACCCAAGAAACCATGACCAATGCCCGCTCGGCACGCAATTGGTTTTTGAGTTCGGCCAAGGATCCCGCGCATATTTCTAAACATTTCGTGGCGATTTCGACCAATATCGAAAAGGTCAAGGAATTCGGCATAGACCCCGACAACATGTTCGAATTCTGGGACTGGGTAGGCGGCCGCTATTCCTTGTGGTCGGTGATCGGCATGTCCATAGCCCTCTACATCGGCATGGATAATTTCGAGGAATTGCTGATGGGCGCCCATCTGGCGGATGAACATTTCCGCAGCGCGCCGTTTGAACAGAACATTCCGGTGATCATGGGCTTGCTAGGCATTTGGTATAACAATTTCTTCGAAGCCGAAACCTATGCCATATTGCCTTATGCGCAGTCGCTGAAGTATTTCGCCGACTATTTTCAACAAGGCGACATGGAAAGTAACGGCAAAAGCGCCACCATCAGCGGCGATAAAGTCGATTACAACACCGGACCGATTATTTGGGGCCAACCCGGCACCAATGGCCAACATGCGTTTTTCCAGCTGATCCATCAAGGTACCAAACTGATTCCAGGCGACTTTTTGGCGGCGGCGCAAAGCCAGTACGACCTGCCGGACCACCACGACATTCTGATTTCCAACTTTCTGGCACAGGCCGAAGCCTTGATGCGCGGCAAAACCGAAGCGGAAGTCAGACAGGATTTAAGCCACGAACCCAACCTGGACGACGCACTGATTGCTTCTAAAATCTTCGAAGGCAACAAACCGTCCAACTCGTTTTTGTTCAAAAAATTGACTCCCAGAACCCTGGGCAGCTTGATTGCGTTTTATGAACACAAAATCTTTGTCCAAGGCGTAATCTGGAACATTAACTCCTTCGACCAAATGGGTGTGGAACTCGGAAAAGTCCTGGCCAAGGCGATTTTGCCGGAATTGAAAAACGACGATGAAATCACCAGCCACGACAGTTCCACCAACGGCTTGATCAATACCTATAAAAAACTGCGTAAAGCCTAA
- the rsmI gene encoding 16S rRNA (cytidine(1402)-2'-O)-methyltransferase, whose protein sequence is MSGKLYVVATPIGNLADFSFRALEVLKQVDLIAAEDTRHVKMLLQHYGINKPLISLHQHNEDRASQGLVDKIRDGQSIALVSDAGTPLLSDPGLPLVKLARQDGLEVTPIPGACALIAALSVSGLPITRFSFEGFLPRTASARKSFFQDKLSDTSTWAFYESSHRIQAALEDMAGIFPPEHEIVIAREITKLHETIVKAPLAAALQKVQSDENMRKGEFVVIVAGRKIEVDQQQLSEEHLKILRLLLSECSIKTAVALATEITGQRKKRLYQAALDMQENQ, encoded by the coding sequence ATGTCCGGAAAATTATACGTGGTTGCCACCCCAATAGGTAATCTGGCCGATTTCAGCTTTCGCGCGCTTGAGGTGCTGAAACAAGTCGATTTGATTGCCGCCGAGGATACCCGCCACGTCAAAATGCTGCTGCAACATTACGGCATCAACAAACCGCTGATCTCGCTGCATCAACACAATGAAGACAGGGCATCGCAAGGGTTGGTGGATAAAATCCGCGATGGTCAATCGATAGCGCTGGTGTCCGATGCCGGCACGCCGTTGCTCAGCGATCCCGGATTGCCGCTGGTAAAGCTGGCCAGACAAGATGGGCTGGAGGTTACGCCGATACCGGGCGCCTGCGCGCTGATCGCGGCATTGTCGGTGTCCGGCCTGCCTATCACCCGCTTTAGCTTCGAGGGCTTTCTGCCGCGCACAGCCTCGGCCCGTAAAAGTTTTTTTCAAGATAAACTGAGCGATACTTCGACTTGGGCATTCTACGAATCCAGTCACCGGATTCAGGCGGCGCTGGAAGATATGGCCGGCATTTTTCCGCCCGAACACGAAATCGTTATCGCCCGCGAAATCACCAAGCTGCATGAGACTATCGTCAAGGCGCCGCTGGCCGCTGCTTTGCAAAAGGTTCAAAGCGACGAGAATATGCGCAAGGGCGAGTTCGTGGTGATCGTGGCGGGCCGCAAAATCGAAGTCGATCAACAACAGCTGAGCGAGGAGCATCTAAAAATTCTGCGCCTGCTGTTAAGCGAATGCTCGATCAAAACCGCCGTGGCGCTGGCGACCGAAATCACCGGCCAGCGCAAGAAGCGCCTGTATCAGGCGGCTTTGGACATGCAGGAAAACCAGTAA
- a CDS encoding flavodoxin, which translates to MSKIGIFFGTDTGSTRLVAKKIYSLLGEELADKPKNINRASPAELLQYDALILGTPSYGVGDLPGLAVGCQEANWAEFVPYLDGVDLSGKRVALFGLGHQERYASRFASSLIQLYRVFYGYGADIIGRWSTDGYQFEHSDSIIDDQFVGLVIDQRGQPHLTEERIKTWLAQITPQLLPVTAA; encoded by the coding sequence ATGAGCAAAATCGGTATTTTTTTCGGCACCGATACCGGCAGCACCCGTCTGGTTGCCAAGAAAATCTATAGTCTTTTGGGCGAGGAACTGGCCGATAAACCCAAAAATATCAATCGGGCCAGTCCGGCCGAGCTACTACAGTACGATGCGTTGATCCTGGGTACGCCGAGTTACGGTGTCGGCGATTTGCCGGGATTGGCGGTAGGCTGCCAGGAAGCTAATTGGGCGGAGTTCGTGCCCTATCTGGACGGTGTGGATTTGTCCGGTAAACGGGTGGCGCTGTTCGGCCTGGGCCATCAGGAGCGCTATGCCTCGCGCTTCGCCAGTTCGCTGATTCAATTATATCGGGTGTTTTACGGTTATGGCGCCGACATCATCGGCCGCTGGAGTACCGACGGTTATCAGTTCGAACATTCGGATTCCATCATCGACGATCAGTTTGTCGGTCTGGTCATCGATCAACGCGGCCAACCGCACTTGACCGAGGAACGGATCAAAACCTGGTTGGCGCAGATCACCCCGCAACTGTTACCGGTAACCGCGGCGTGA
- a CDS encoding YqaA family protein, whose amino-acid sequence MAIESLGVLGLFISAFISSTIAPGGSEAVLAYLVSSRQYAVEQLVLVATVGNTLGALTTWWLGLWAAKKYPAEALLPDKHRKSLLTVRHWGSWALLFSWLPLVGDGLCFAGGWLKLSLLSSVIAIFFGKALRYIAVAYAFI is encoded by the coding sequence TTGGCGATAGAATCGTTAGGCGTATTGGGTTTGTTCATCAGTGCTTTTATTTCCTCAACCATAGCGCCCGGCGGTTCCGAAGCGGTATTGGCCTATTTGGTCAGCAGTCGGCAGTATGCCGTCGAGCAGTTAGTGTTGGTGGCGACTGTCGGCAATACCTTGGGAGCGTTGACTACCTGGTGGCTCGGGCTTTGGGCCGCCAAGAAATATCCCGCCGAAGCCCTGTTGCCGGACAAGCATCGAAAATCATTGCTGACCGTACGGCATTGGGGTAGCTGGGCATTATTGTTTTCCTGGTTGCCGTTGGTGGGGGATGGTTTGTGTTTTGCCGGCGGTTGGCTCAAGTTGTCGCTGCTGTCCTCCGTAATAGCTATTTTTTTTGGCAAAGCTCTGCGCTATATTGCGGTTGCTTATGCATTTATCTAA
- a CDS encoding cytochrome c peroxidase: MKNFFYCWVLSCALTDVWAEESKPLAPGYTALPFESAAPGSYALPAIGLAADGEVLTAQNQAKHLHQLMGDKLVLLSFIYAACSDVNGCPLATQVLHKISRQLQKQPDLAAKLRLLTLSFNPIQDTPEMMRHYGEGFKTGDFDWQFLTTRDEQTLKPILDGYQQNVQKIYDDKGQFTGTFSHLLRVYLIDTDKQIRNIYSVDFLHADTLINDVKTLLAGTTPQAVPQQPNADMLYRAGDNKQDYQQTDYQTRSLALEQRQGKPAKLISFAQKPPLGLPKLPVPADNPMTPAKIALGRKLFYDRRLSLNNTFSCAICHIPEQGFSSNEMATAVGIEGRSVRRNSPSLYNVGYAQLLFHDGRENSLEQQVWGPLLAHNEMANPSIGHVLDKLKVSTDYRGLFEKAFNKGPTMETVGQALASYQRALNSADSPFDRWYFGKQKDALSDQAKHGFALFTGKAGCGACHDVGDKSALFTDHKRHNTGIGYAESMQKSPDKQKVQVAPGVFVDVDRQNLQGLSTEKPNDLGYYEISQNPADRWAYKTPMLRNVALTAPYMHNGSLATLEDVARFYNQGGIANDNLSPLIKPLGLSDAEVADLVAFLKSLTGGDVGTLVSDAFAAPVGDSQ; the protein is encoded by the coding sequence ATGAAAAATTTTTTTTATTGTTGGGTGTTGAGTTGCGCGTTGACCGACGTTTGGGCGGAGGAAAGTAAACCGCTAGCCCCCGGCTACACCGCGCTGCCGTTCGAATCCGCCGCGCCCGGCAGTTATGCCTTGCCGGCGATAGGCTTGGCCGCCGACGGCGAGGTGCTGACGGCGCAAAACCAAGCTAAGCATCTGCATCAATTGATGGGCGACAAACTGGTGTTGCTGAGTTTTATCTATGCCGCGTGCAGCGACGTCAACGGTTGCCCGCTGGCAACCCAGGTCTTGCATAAGATTAGCCGGCAGTTGCAAAAACAGCCGGATCTGGCCGCTAAGTTGCGGCTGTTGACTCTGAGCTTCAACCCAATCCAGGACACCCCGGAAATGATGCGCCACTACGGCGAGGGCTTTAAGACAGGGGACTTCGACTGGCAGTTTCTGACTACCCGCGACGAACAAACCTTGAAGCCCATCCTCGACGGCTATCAGCAAAACGTGCAAAAAATTTATGACGACAAGGGCCAGTTCACCGGCACCTTCTCGCATTTGCTTAGGGTTTATCTGATCGACACCGACAAACAGATTCGCAATATTTATAGTGTCGATTTTCTGCATGCCGACACGCTGATTAACGATGTCAAAACCTTATTGGCCGGGACTACCCCCCAAGCCGTGCCGCAACAGCCGAATGCGGACATGCTGTATCGGGCCGGCGACAACAAGCAGGACTATCAACAAACCGATTACCAGACCCGTTCGTTGGCACTGGAACAACGCCAGGGCAAGCCAGCCAAGCTAATAAGTTTTGCCCAAAAGCCGCCGCTGGGATTGCCGAAATTGCCGGTGCCGGCCGACAACCCGATGACGCCGGCCAAGATCGCACTGGGTCGCAAATTATTCTACGACCGCCGCTTGTCGCTGAACAATACCTTTTCCTGCGCGATTTGCCATATCCCCGAGCAGGGTTTCAGCAGTAACGAAATGGCTACCGCGGTCGGGATCGAAGGCCGTAGCGTTCGGCGTAACAGTCCGTCGTTGTACAACGTTGGCTATGCGCAATTGTTGTTTCACGACGGCCGCGAGAATAGTCTGGAGCAACAGGTTTGGGGGCCGCTGCTGGCGCATAACGAAATGGCCAATCCATCCATCGGCCATGTGTTGGATAAACTGAAAGTCAGCACCGACTATCGTGGCCTGTTCGAAAAAGCCTTTAACAAAGGCCCAACGATGGAAACCGTCGGCCAGGCGCTGGCCAGTTATCAGCGCGCATTGAATTCGGCCGATTCGCCATTCGACCGCTGGTATTTCGGCAAGCAGAAGGATGCGCTGAGCGATCAAGCCAAGCACGGTTTCGCGTTATTTACCGGTAAGGCCGGATGCGGCGCCTGCCATGACGTCGGCGACAAATCGGCCTTGTTCACCGATCACAAACGCCATAACACGGGTATCGGCTATGCCGAGTCCATGCAAAAATCGCCGGACAAGCAAAAAGTGCAAGTCGCACCGGGAGTGTTTGTTGATGTCGATAGGCAAAATCTGCAAGGCTTGAGCACGGAAAAGCCGAACGATCTCGGTTATTACGAAATAAGCCAGAATCCGGCCGATCGCTGGGCTTATAAAACCCCCATGTTGCGTAACGTCGCATTGACCGCGCCTTACATGCACAACGGCTCGCTGGCGACACTAGAGGACGTGGCGCGGTTTTATAACCAGGGCGGCATCGCCAACGACAACTTGTCGCCGTTGATCAAACCCTTGGGTTTGTCGGACGCGGAAGTCGCCGATCTGGTTGCGTTCTTAAAATCCTTGACCGGCGGCGATGTCGGGACTTTGGTGTCGGATGCGTTTGCCGCGCCGGTGGGGGATAGTCAATAA